The Pagrus major chromosome 5, Pma_NU_1.0 genomic sequence CTTAGCCCCATACAGGAATTCTGTCATGGAGGGAGAAGATTTATGACCACCAGAAACATTATCAGATGTCCTCGTTGGAGGCAAAGACGCTGGATGTCTGGACATGTTGGCTGAAGATTGTCAGGGATGTGTCAGGAATCAAGAAGATTCTTCCTCAAGTGTTGTAAGAGGGGACATAGGAAGGTGTGATGTGGGTGAGAGCTTGTGGCCAAATGCAGAAGACAGAGATGAGCACTGTTTTCTATATCTGTAGCTATCCCTTACAAGTAGTGAATGCCCTATGTATGGTTTGTATTGCATTACTTAAAATGCTGGAGTTTCATGTTGTGCACTTGGAATTATTCTATGCAAAAGTGGCAAACAAAGCCGGCTGAAGCATATTGCAGCATTTCTGATTAATTTCTGTGACATATAATGTAAGGCAGCATAATCCATGTAATAAAGAACTGACcttattttatttctaaataaaaacatataaatgacCTCACTATGAAGAAATCTGTGACCAATCATATGCAAATGtaaattatttcctttttattaccttttatataaaatttaaaacaatatttgtgCATTCACGGTCCTGCACACCTGTCTCAGTCAATTGCACTaatttttcctttattttaattCCCTTTAACTATGATGCAATACAAACGTTTTATCACTGGAGGGCAGTATTGCAATATTATCACATTATCACCTGCAGTAAAGTTTACGTCACATAACCCAAATTGTTGTCTGTGTGCAGTTTGCAGCAACAGGAAGTCATGGTCATTATCTAAAACATTTGCTTTCATGTTGTCAGGTTTGGAAGAGATCCTGCAAGAAAAGCATTGAGGAGTCACatattaaaacacttaaaaactaAAGGTTCAAACACCTAATGAGACAATTACGTGCTTTATTTTTGCCACCGTCATCCCTCTTTCCTTGCATAATATTTTATCTTTGTGGCATGTGTCGTCAAAAAAAATAGTGGTAATGGGTGAGGATGGGTAGTATCTACAATAGTTATAGCAAAAGTCGCCTATTGTTATCTTGTTGATCTGCAGTATTGTTTTAACGGGTCAAGCCCACTGCGCAGGCGCAGCTTGTAGGCTACCCTTCAGTGCCATAGCAACCAGGGTAACGTTAGACATCAATATGGTGAGTGTTTATATAATCGGTTCATTTTTCGCTgctattttgtattttatcagATAATTTGTACAGTCCTGACTGTAACTCCTATGCAAACATGCAGTGACTTCGATATATTAGTTGACCTTTCATACAACATTGTTGTCGTTGTGAGCTAACATGAGCTAACTttaattagctagttagctggtCCTTAATGCCAATTACTGTAACCTAGCCTTAAATAGCTGGCAAATATCAGCGCGGATGGATGTCTTGTTGTATATGTTGGCGTCTTTCCTGCTGCCCAATTTTGTATTAAGAGGAAGATGACCTCTTCGAATGGCTGCTCACTCAGAATGAAGTAGCCAAAACCCTTTAAATGGAAATTGTGATATAGACAGTGTCTATTAAAAGGCTACAGCCTATAAAACGCGTGTTTAATGTTACACGGTTGCTAGCATGTCTACAGTACTTATCTGCTATTTTATCACTGACAACATAATCCAGTCTCTCCCTGTCTAATTGAATGTGATGATAATGTCTCTAGGCCAAAGCAACCACTGTGAGAGAGGCACTGGCCAAATGGGTGagtggcagacagacacagctgaaaacacacacagaatacaATGCATTACTGTGTAATAGAAGTTTTATTAGTCTTCATACAGATATGTAGAATTCATGACTGGAAGTTTATTTTATAGTTGCATTATTATAGCATAGTTGTAACTGCATATTTcgatctgtgtttgtgtgtgtgtgtgtgtgtgtgtgtgtgtgtgccttgtGTATGTGTATAGGAGGAGAAGTCGGGGGAGAAAGTGAGTGAGGCTACCGCCATTAAACTGTACGGTCAGGTTCCTCCTATAGAGAAGATGGATGCTTCTCTCTCTGCACTCACGAACTGCGAGTGAGTTCGGTCGCGACGCAATTGCTTATTTTAACAAGTTGTTACACATTGATTGATATGTTTAGTGTTTCAGAATAAGGTAGCATTAGAAGTTATTTGAAGGCATAtatctgttttttcctcatttattGGATGTCTTTCAGATCAACTAGCTTTCCCTAGCACATGGTTTTCAattatgaaatacatttttcataacaGACACATTGATCTCTTGATTAGGAAGTACACATACCATTTGATCCACTATAGAGGTTTGATAAATTTAAAAATTGAGATTTATAGACTTTGTTCAGGCTGAATTGGTCCAAATTTGTCAAAGTATAAATTGGGTGTCTCTCTTGTCCGTCATCTTTCCTCCTGTGTACATTTTTTGCTTACGAGGCTGTTTACAGTTCCCAATCAGTTCTATCAATGACATGCTTATGTTCAGAATAAGATAAGCGTAGTCCAAAAGGAAGCAGTGCCTGAGACAGTTAACTTGGCAAGAAACTCCTGTggatctttaaataaaaatatgcataTGAATTAGTTCCAAACTATAATGTTATTGTCAGGATTTGGGTCAAATTTGTGCAAatatttgtaaagaaaatgtataagGCAGTGCACAAAGTAGTGACCTCTCAGCCTTTGAGAAGAGGCTATGTTTTTCTAACTCTGAGAGGAGCTATGTTTTGATCCCACAAATATCTAATAGTGGAGCCAATAGGTCACTGTGTAGTTTGCCCTCAAACTGTATTTCCATGATGTTTTTTCACTCCTATTAAATTCTGAATCTATACAGAAACTACATCTgcttagttagttagttatagCAAGTAACTAAGCAGCTGATGTAGTCTGTAAACCAGACTACTATATAATCGTTCAAATACCTGATATGTTATTGTACTGTGTCCTCCACAGGAAGCTGTCTCTGTCCACAAACTGCATAGAGAAAATAACCAATCTCAATGGCCTAAGTGAGTAATGACtgcacaaatacataaaaacacacacaaaacacaccctGTTCACTGGTGTAAAGGTGGTGGAGTAATGTGATGTTGTATTGTGTGCTTCCAGAGAACTTGAGGATATTGTCATTAGGAAGAAATAATATAAAGGCCCTCACTGGGCTGGTAAGTTACATATGAATCTAAATGAACACTAACTAGTTTGATTGTCCAagtgttttgttatattttattttcagttttataacTTTTTCTGACTTAAAGGTGTTTCAGTTGTTACAcattataaaaaacataatttgaatgtatgttattttgtgtgtgtgtgtgtgcgtgtgtgcaggaGGCAGTAGGGGACACATTAGAAGAGTTGTGGATCTCCTATAACTTGATAGAGAAACTGAAGGGAATCCAATGCATGAAGAACCTCAAAGTCCTCTACATGTCCAACAACCTGGTCAAAGAATGGGGTAAGCCACATTCATAAATACAGTTAACACATATTGATATTCAAATAGAAATGGCTAATTGTGTTTGTTCATGGCTTCATAGAACATTTATGAGGCTACGTGACCtgtttcagaaaatgaaaacaccttttgttttaatgtagaGGATAAATATGTCAGCAGTTATGTTTATATCAGGCTTTTAtttcttccactgtctgacaCTGCAAACTTTAGTTGCATGTTCTCCTGGGAGCAAGTACcctctttatattttattgaggAGGAAATTTCTTATCAAAACTAAAGTTGTCACACAAGCTAAAAAGCTCAATTGAGTAAATATTTCTAAGGTCTTAGCAATGATCTCTTCAGGTAAATTATTCTCACAATCTTTAATTTGGTAAATTTtgtctttactgtgtgtgtaggtgagtTTGTGAGGCTAGCTGACCTGTCGTGCCTCGTAGACCTGGTGTTTGTTGGAAATCCTCTGGAGGAGAAGCATTCAACTGAGGGAACCTGGATGGATGAAGCCTCTAAAAGACTaccaaatctgaagaaattAGATGGTAAGAGTGTTTCAGCAGCAATGTTGAAAGACATTGATGAATtataaaactaataaataactaaaccaATTGCTAACTAATCCCATACATCTCCAAGTtatgttgaaaaaaatacaaaaaacactttactGGTCACTTATTTATGAATTAGTTTCAATAATTtctatttaattaatttaaattgatTGCCAGCGCAACCTAGTCTTTGAGTCAGTCAGCTGAGGTCAGTTGAGATCAGGCCagctgaacatgaaaaaatataaaatctgtCAACAGGCAGATCTACACAACAGCTAAAACTGGTATGATACATCTCTTCTCCttgtataaaatatttttttggtgCATGGTCCTTGGCAATTAACTctaataaactaaactaaactaaatgaATTACTAGAATGACagtcagtagagtgcatacctcagccaaggcccaacagcccccttaattcagtcaagcctaatccaatatccaAGTATAGTGCTGAAAAAGGACTACTCtgtatgaaaacatttaaatcgACTAGA encodes the following:
- the dnal1 gene encoding dynein axonemal light chain 1, which codes for MDASLSALTNCEKLSLSTNCIEKITNLNGLKNLRILSLGRNNIKALTGLEAVGDTLEELWISYNLIEKLKGIQCMKNLKVLYMSNNLVKEWGEFVRLADLSCLVDLVFVGNPLEEKHSTEGTWMDEASKRLPNLKKLDGTPVIKQEEDEGDGES